One genomic region from Terriglobus aquaticus encodes:
- a CDS encoding TonB-dependent receptor: MSTQINSYRRSRNGLLAASLAVAALQVVPTLQPSLMAQNTNGTVRGQVLDPSGALVPNANVTITNNDTNVVVFRGQTDSAGTFNAPSVLPGSYKVTVTASGLKTTTINNVIATVSQVTAVNVTLELGASDEVVTVTAKGEQLDRTTSNVSTLISPSEVQNLPLANRNTENLLAFVPGVATGGNPTTVNTAQLSINGSRTLNTEVLLNGVSTIVASTGQPQTLPSPDGVDELRFLTTNAPAEYGRTSGAVLSANTRSGTNVFHGAVYSLVRNEALNANTYFNKLNLQSDGTPIPRPRNRFFQFGGSLGGPVWIPKVFNGRDKLFFFVNYDRQIQRATTTTTLTVPDAAKRAGDFSASTVPIYVPGSATAPGTNTPRYAGNRITTGLDPAAVRILALMPLPNVAGTPDPVNGRNTNNYVQQDTTSPDQLRLVGRVDYAATEKDRLSFNVYRYRNTSPNPVVYQVPLLNTNFDCSCSSAWIGSIQHTRAWTSTLVTDLNMGFFRNDVRRNPPGAGLGASQQLGIASLPLDETPQITITGYNNIGADTNTNQINITNTFSPYLTVTKTLGEHTFRFGASLRKNQFNSYNPSGSPNGSINFNGTQTNHGAGGNPTTGLADFLTGKISTANYQLPQPPTGRRNWNLGFFMQDDWKVTPRFTVNAGLRYEYEAPVKIANNVYSRFDPATGLLLRAGVNASESLNVQTAKVDLSPRVGFAFSVDQKTVIRGAFGTFYGTIFQNLGGQIAFPGYDQTQTSNALGTARPQAFSLSQGLPLTLSPDLTASFAAIPSPTDTTRASNPYTVSGLSFDKLSPMPLVQQWNLGFQRQLPLAVTLEVNYVGNHSLHLPYNIPVNLVPFAQANAVTQANTTQATQLVKPFPALQTFSVVRHVGMSNYNSLQVNARRQFNARLKILSSYTYAKALDDGSTIYNFSAPNGTANAQYTGIDSLRKQDYAVSNIDIKHRANIALQYTTGGPKWLRGLNISPAFVGQTGLPVNITQNNVYPNVSQQRPNGQVKDIIVKPYFDGASLRYFRKVDNTAVGPQAYPLTPSGPIYATVNGNRTRILDSSLGTMPRDAARSFGIVQFDASVSKTIPLYKELQLQLRLDAFNVLNHTNFNAPNSSLTAAADQVSGTNTFVPDFRAGSNGFGQITSAQSPRNLQLQGRFTF, translated from the coding sequence ATGAGCACTCAAATCAATTCCTATCGGCGCAGCCGCAATGGCCTGCTCGCGGCCAGTCTGGCAGTTGCCGCTCTGCAGGTGGTTCCGACCCTGCAGCCCAGCCTCATGGCACAGAACACCAACGGAACCGTCCGCGGTCAGGTGCTCGATCCATCCGGTGCCTTGGTGCCGAACGCCAACGTCACCATCACCAATAACGACACCAACGTTGTCGTGTTTCGTGGTCAGACGGACAGTGCCGGTACCTTCAACGCTCCCTCGGTCCTCCCGGGCAGCTATAAGGTCACCGTCACCGCATCCGGTCTGAAGACGACGACGATCAATAATGTGATCGCCACCGTCTCCCAGGTGACGGCGGTAAACGTGACCCTGGAGCTGGGCGCCAGCGATGAGGTGGTCACCGTTACAGCAAAAGGAGAGCAGCTCGACCGAACGACGTCGAACGTCTCAACCTTGATCTCGCCATCTGAGGTGCAGAACCTTCCGCTGGCCAATCGGAATACCGAGAACCTTCTCGCTTTTGTCCCTGGCGTCGCGACCGGCGGAAACCCGACCACGGTCAATACCGCCCAGCTTTCGATCAATGGCAGCCGCACCTTGAACACAGAGGTCCTGCTAAACGGCGTCTCGACCATCGTCGCCTCCACGGGGCAGCCTCAGACGCTTCCCTCTCCGGACGGTGTCGACGAACTCCGCTTCTTGACGACGAACGCGCCTGCCGAGTACGGCCGCACGAGCGGCGCCGTCCTTTCGGCCAACACGCGCTCGGGCACGAACGTCTTTCACGGCGCGGTGTACTCGCTGGTGCGCAACGAGGCGTTGAACGCGAACACCTACTTCAACAAGCTGAACCTTCAGTCAGACGGTACACCGATCCCAAGGCCGCGCAACCGCTTCTTCCAATTCGGCGGTTCGCTGGGCGGCCCGGTGTGGATCCCCAAGGTCTTTAATGGCCGGGACAAGCTGTTCTTCTTCGTCAACTATGACCGGCAGATCCAGCGCGCTACCACGACGACCACGCTGACCGTACCCGATGCGGCGAAACGTGCCGGCGACTTCTCGGCTTCGACGGTGCCGATCTACGTACCCGGTTCCGCCACCGCACCGGGAACAAACACGCCCCGCTACGCTGGCAACCGGATCACCACCGGTCTGGATCCAGCGGCCGTCCGCATCTTGGCGCTCATGCCCTTACCCAACGTGGCGGGAACACCAGACCCTGTGAACGGCCGCAACACCAACAACTATGTGCAGCAGGACACGACCTCGCCGGACCAGCTTCGCCTGGTGGGCCGCGTCGACTACGCAGCCACCGAGAAGGATCGCCTCAGCTTCAACGTGTATCGGTACCGGAACACCTCGCCGAACCCGGTGGTCTATCAGGTGCCGCTGCTCAACACCAACTTCGATTGCTCATGCTCGAGCGCATGGATCGGCTCCATTCAGCACACGCGCGCGTGGACCAGCACGCTGGTGACTGACCTGAACATGGGCTTCTTCCGCAATGACGTGCGTCGCAATCCGCCGGGTGCGGGTCTGGGCGCCAGCCAGCAACTCGGCATTGCCAGCCTTCCGCTGGATGAGACGCCTCAGATCACCATCACCGGCTACAACAACATCGGTGCCGACACCAACACGAATCAGATCAACATCACGAACACGTTCAGCCCGTACCTCACCGTCACCAAGACGCTGGGCGAGCATACCTTCCGCTTCGGCGCATCCCTGCGCAAGAACCAGTTCAACAGCTATAACCCTTCCGGCAGCCCCAACGGCTCCATCAACTTCAACGGGACGCAGACGAATCATGGTGCGGGCGGTAATCCGACGACGGGACTCGCCGACTTCCTGACTGGCAAGATCAGCACAGCGAATTACCAATTGCCGCAGCCGCCCACCGGCCGCCGCAACTGGAACCTGGGCTTCTTCATGCAGGATGACTGGAAGGTCACACCGCGCTTTACCGTGAATGCCGGCCTGCGTTACGAGTACGAAGCTCCTGTCAAAATTGCCAACAATGTGTACTCCCGCTTCGATCCGGCGACGGGCCTGCTGCTGCGTGCCGGCGTCAATGCATCCGAATCGCTGAACGTGCAGACGGCCAAGGTGGACCTGTCGCCCCGCGTCGGATTTGCCTTCAGCGTGGATCAAAAGACTGTCATCCGCGGCGCCTTTGGCACGTTCTATGGAACGATCTTCCAGAACCTTGGCGGCCAGATCGCTTTCCCGGGCTATGACCAGACGCAGACCTCGAATGCGCTGGGAACAGCGAGGCCTCAGGCCTTCAGCCTAAGCCAGGGATTGCCGCTCACGCTTTCTCCTGACCTGACGGCTTCCTTTGCGGCGATCCCCTCGCCTACTGACACGACACGCGCCAGTAATCCCTACACCGTCAGCGGCCTCAGCTTCGACAAGCTCTCGCCCATGCCGCTGGTGCAGCAATGGAACCTGGGCTTCCAGCGGCAGCTGCCTTTGGCCGTCACGCTCGAAGTGAACTACGTTGGCAACCACTCGCTCCATCTGCCGTACAACATCCCGGTCAACCTTGTCCCGTTTGCGCAGGCAAACGCGGTCACTCAGGCGAACACGACGCAGGCCACACAACTCGTCAAGCCCTTCCCGGCATTACAGACATTCAGTGTCGTGCGACACGTGGGCATGTCGAATTACAACTCCTTGCAGGTGAATGCTCGCCGGCAGTTCAACGCGCGCCTCAAGATCCTCTCCAGCTATACGTACGCCAAGGCGCTGGACGATGGCTCCACCATTTACAACTTCTCCGCGCCGAACGGCACTGCAAACGCGCAGTACACCGGCATCGACAGCCTCCGGAAGCAGGACTACGCAGTCAGCAATATCGACATCAAGCACCGCGCTAACATCGCACTGCAATACACGACAGGCGGACCGAAGTGGCTGCGCGGCCTGAACATCTCGCCTGCCTTTGTCGGGCAAACGGGCCTGCCGGTCAACATCACGCAGAACAACGTCTATCCGAACGTCTCGCAACAGCGGCCGAACGGGCAGGTGAAAGACATCATCGTAAAGCCGTACTTTGATGGTGCTTCGTTGCGCTACTTCCGCAAGGTGGATAACACAGCCGTCGGTCCGCAGGCCTACCCGCTCACGCCCAGCGGTCCCATCTACGCCACGGTGAACGGCAACCGCACTCGGATTCTAGACTCGTCCTTGGGCACCATGCCACGCGATGCAGCGCGCTCGTTCGGCATCGTGCAGTTCGACGCCTCCGTGTCCAAGACAATTCCGCTGTACAAGGAACTGCAATTGCAGTTGCGCCTGGATGCGTTCAACGTGCTGAATCACACCAACTTCAATGCGCCCAACTCATCGCTGACCGCGGCTGCGGATCAGGTTTCCGGAACCAACACATTCGTTCCCGACTTCCGTGCGGGATCCAATGGATTTGGCCAGATCACCAGCGCGCAGAGTCCACGCAACCTGCAACTGCAAGGACGCTTCACGTTCTGA
- a CDS encoding pyridoxal phosphate-dependent decarboxylase family protein, protein MSSLLADPAQEVQLIRNADDRAANYLRQIGYRRVFPSDESLAGLAAFDEALPEHGKDPAEGLALLDEKGSPATVATNDPRYFGFVIGAALPAAAAAERLMLSWDQSASLFLGSPVAAKIEKVAANWILEVLDLPRESAVGFGTSATACTLACIAAARRSILARHGWNIDDEGLIGAPEVEVVLCETAHITVKKALRILGFGMKRVHIVPADAYGRLDPSKLPALNDRTILCLQAGEVNTGEFDDFQQIIPRAKAAGAWVHVDGAFGLWARASSYAHLTSGIEQADSWTTDGHKWLNTPYDCAMSICRDPNALAGAMNSDAVYSSASPYAQKNLTLEFSRRARGIPVWAALRSLGKTGVAEMVERHCLLARQIAEGLTEAGYTVLNRVVINQVLARAADDEETKAVVKAAQESGEAWFGASIWNGKAAFRISVSSWRTHELHAERLITLMRAIRRLEVRIRP, encoded by the coding sequence ATGTCGTCACTTCTAGCCGACCCCGCCCAGGAAGTGCAGTTGATACGCAACGCTGATGATCGCGCTGCGAACTATCTTCGGCAGATTGGTTATCGCCGCGTCTTTCCGAGCGACGAAAGCCTCGCAGGGCTTGCGGCTTTCGATGAGGCGTTGCCAGAGCACGGGAAAGATCCCGCTGAAGGATTGGCGCTGCTTGACGAAAAAGGCTCGCCCGCGACCGTCGCCACAAACGATCCACGATACTTCGGATTTGTCATTGGAGCAGCACTGCCGGCAGCAGCAGCGGCGGAGCGGCTGATGCTGTCCTGGGATCAGAGCGCGTCACTCTTCCTTGGATCACCCGTAGCCGCGAAGATCGAGAAAGTCGCCGCGAACTGGATTCTGGAGGTTCTCGATCTGCCGCGTGAAAGCGCCGTCGGGTTCGGGACCAGCGCTACCGCCTGTACGCTGGCCTGCATCGCGGCTGCGCGCCGATCTATCCTGGCGCGGCATGGGTGGAACATCGATGATGAGGGCTTGATCGGGGCACCGGAGGTCGAAGTCGTTCTCTGCGAAACGGCCCACATCACCGTCAAGAAAGCTCTCCGCATTCTGGGCTTTGGCATGAAGCGCGTTCACATTGTTCCAGCCGACGCCTATGGAAGACTTGATCCGAGCAAGTTGCCAGCGCTGAACGATCGCACCATCCTCTGCCTGCAGGCGGGCGAGGTGAATACCGGCGAGTTCGACGACTTCCAGCAGATCATCCCCAGAGCCAAAGCTGCAGGAGCTTGGGTCCACGTTGATGGTGCCTTCGGGCTGTGGGCCCGTGCATCCAGCTATGCGCACCTTACTAGTGGGATCGAGCAGGCGGATAGTTGGACGACAGATGGTCACAAGTGGCTCAACACTCCGTACGACTGCGCCATGTCTATCTGCAGAGACCCGAACGCTCTCGCAGGCGCCATGAACAGCGACGCTGTCTACTCCTCCGCGTCCCCTTATGCACAGAAGAATCTCACGCTTGAGTTCTCACGCAGGGCACGGGGTATTCCGGTGTGGGCGGCGCTTCGCAGTCTGGGCAAAACAGGCGTGGCCGAGATGGTGGAGCGTCACTGCTTACTCGCACGTCAAATCGCTGAGGGTCTGACTGAGGCGGGCTACACAGTCCTAAACCGCGTCGTCATCAACCAGGTCTTGGCACGTGCCGCTGATGATGAGGAGACGAAGGCTGTGGTCAAGGCGGCGCAAGAATCGGGAGAAGCGTGGTTCGGTGCGTCGATCTGGAACGGCAAGGCGGCATTTCGGATCAGCGTCTCGTCCTGGCGTACACATGAGCTTCATGCAGAACGCTTGATTACTTTGATGAGAGCAATCAGGCGGTTAGAAGTCCGGATCCGGCCCTGA
- a CDS encoding alginate lyase family protein yields MTLTDAAASCPALPAVGPDLIMDGFYRLDDPTHSIVDPVRMKAYTEAAKPAKSAALQIVTEADEYRDTGSRDAARCTLGYIASLAAQHAMTGRMSSAQSYYVQGWLAGAIAVAYLKVRDSGLQTSSQQQVIIPWLRTLGQATRDWYDQAAQRKTQGNNHLYWAGMELAAIAAATNEPNDLEWAYAAYRNGIAQIQPDGTLPLEMARGSKALHYHLYALAPLVMIGEFGQANGTDLFAERDGALRKLAAATIAQTQDPSLFQRRTGVAQENAHPLSGDQIGWAPPVAARFQLPGLTTLIAQAPSLRVFYLGGEPPR; encoded by the coding sequence GTGACCCTGACCGACGCAGCGGCTTCCTGTCCTGCGCTCCCGGCCGTAGGTCCCGATCTGATCATGGACGGCTTCTACCGCCTGGACGATCCGACGCACTCGATCGTCGACCCTGTCCGCATGAAGGCCTACACCGAAGCAGCAAAGCCGGCGAAGTCAGCAGCGCTGCAGATTGTGACGGAGGCAGATGAATATCGCGACACCGGCTCACGCGACGCCGCCCGATGCACGCTGGGCTATATCGCCTCTCTCGCGGCGCAGCATGCCATGACGGGCCGCATGTCTTCGGCGCAGTCGTATTACGTGCAGGGCTGGCTGGCCGGAGCGATCGCCGTCGCCTACCTGAAAGTGCGTGACTCCGGGCTGCAGACTTCTTCGCAGCAGCAGGTAATCATCCCTTGGCTAAGGACGCTAGGACAAGCTACACGCGACTGGTACGACCAGGCCGCTCAACGGAAGACGCAGGGGAATAATCACCTGTACTGGGCCGGAATGGAGTTGGCCGCTATCGCCGCTGCAACGAACGAGCCGAACGATCTGGAATGGGCCTACGCAGCATATCGGAACGGCATTGCACAGATTCAGCCAGACGGCACATTGCCGCTTGAGATGGCCCGCGGCAGCAAGGCTTTGCACTATCACCTGTATGCGCTTGCTCCCCTGGTGATGATCGGGGAGTTCGGCCAGGCAAACGGCACAGATCTCTTTGCCGAACGAGACGGAGCTCTACGAAAGCTCGCAGCTGCAACCATCGCGCAAACACAAGATCCCTCTCTCTTCCAAAGGCGGACCGGCGTCGCCCAAGAAAACGCTCACCCACTTAGCGGTGACCAGATCGGCTGGGCTCCACCAGTCGCGGCGCGCTTCCAACTTCCCGGGCTAACAACGCTCATCGCCCAAGCCCCTTCGCTGCGTGTCTTCTACCTAGGAGGAGAGCCACCGAGGTAG
- a CDS encoding alginate lyase family protein: protein MKAQGTHSRRDMLKRSGLAAAGVGTTRLPGWVAAIPSLPDPKQFVANVDRARILKAAESALVEKPLTVVDVPSAKSPGGRHDYFSQADYFWPNPANPSGPYINRDGQSNPDNFDGHRHVMVRLSLLVPQLTAAWMLTGKAAYADAARAHLRAWFVTPDTRMNPNLEYSQGVVGVSTGRSYGIIDTLHLVEVARSAVLLQSNMPDAEWVGVTTWFREYLKWMDTSQKGVTERDAKNNHATCWALQAAEFARVNRDEGIRDRIRQWYMDKLLTTQMAPDGSFPLELARTKPYSYSIFNFDVTVCLAQSLTVPGRNVVQASLPDGRGACRAAAWLYPYLRDKSSWPYAHDVQHFDALPVRSPGLLFTGLACNRPDYLDTWKRLNPDPSDREVIRNYPVRQPLLWVS, encoded by the coding sequence GTGAAGGCGCAAGGCACACATTCCCGACGCGACATGCTGAAGCGATCCGGCCTGGCCGCTGCGGGCGTGGGCACAACGCGTCTTCCGGGTTGGGTCGCGGCGATCCCCAGCCTGCCTGATCCGAAGCAATTCGTTGCGAATGTCGATCGCGCGCGCATTCTGAAGGCTGCGGAATCTGCCTTGGTTGAGAAGCCGCTGACGGTGGTGGATGTGCCCTCAGCCAAAAGCCCCGGAGGCCGGCATGACTACTTTTCGCAAGCTGACTATTTCTGGCCCAACCCCGCGAACCCGAGCGGTCCCTACATCAATCGGGACGGCCAGAGCAATCCTGACAACTTCGATGGCCACCGCCACGTCATGGTTCGGCTCTCGCTGCTGGTACCACAACTGACCGCGGCCTGGATGCTGACGGGAAAGGCAGCTTACGCGGATGCGGCGAGAGCTCACCTCCGTGCCTGGTTTGTAACGCCAGATACGCGCATGAACCCAAACCTTGAATATTCGCAAGGTGTGGTCGGGGTCTCGACCGGACGCAGCTACGGCATCATCGATACTCTGCACCTGGTTGAAGTCGCACGATCCGCCGTTTTGCTGCAGTCCAACATGCCGGACGCAGAATGGGTAGGCGTAACGACCTGGTTTCGGGAGTACCTGAAGTGGATGGACACGAGCCAGAAAGGCGTGACGGAGCGCGACGCCAAGAACAACCATGCGACCTGCTGGGCTTTGCAGGCAGCGGAGTTTGCCCGTGTGAACCGGGACGAGGGCATCCGCGACCGCATCCGCCAGTGGTACATGGACAAGCTGCTGACGACGCAGATGGCTCCGGATGGCTCCTTCCCTCTGGAACTTGCCCGGACAAAACCGTACAGCTACTCGATCTTCAACTTTGACGTGACGGTGTGTCTGGCGCAATCGCTGACCGTTCCGGGGCGTAACGTGGTGCAGGCTAGCCTGCCGGACGGCCGCGGTGCCTGCCGGGCAGCCGCGTGGCTCTACCCTTACTTGCGGGATAAGAGCTCCTGGCCGTACGCCCATGACGTGCAACACTTCGACGCGCTGCCGGTGCGATCACCGGGTCTGCTGTTTACGGGCTTGGCCTGCAACCGGCCGGACTACCTGGACACATGGAAGCGACTGAATCCCGACCCGAGTGATCGTGAAGTGATCCGCAACTACCCGGTCCGGCAGCCGCTGCTGTGGGTCAGCTAG
- a CDS encoding alkylmercury lyase family protein, translated as MQITALELTKRLNALADLHGLVLHPHATEPWVVHPFSTTPTLHYVEGSLHGWWAPCIWCALGVAQLAGGVVRIHTRIGAEIEQIVVEVRNGVPLDADGIFVHFSIPPRRAWANVHQHCSLVLPFRSHNDINQWCERHGQTYGEAVTLERTAALARRWYGPYARASWRKWTVEQAREIFNESGLTSPFWEIPGRGTY; from the coding sequence TTGCAGATCACCGCCCTTGAGTTGACCAAGCGATTGAACGCGCTGGCCGATCTGCACGGCCTCGTCTTGCATCCGCACGCAACGGAACCGTGGGTCGTGCACCCGTTCTCAACGACGCCAACGCTGCATTATGTCGAAGGCAGTTTGCATGGCTGGTGGGCGCCGTGTATTTGGTGCGCCCTGGGCGTTGCGCAACTCGCAGGCGGCGTGGTGCGCATCCATACGCGCATCGGTGCGGAAATCGAGCAGATTGTGGTGGAAGTCAGAAACGGTGTTCCGCTAGATGCCGATGGCATCTTCGTTCACTTCTCGATCCCGCCCCGTCGCGCATGGGCCAACGTTCATCAGCATTGCTCTCTCGTGCTGCCCTTCCGCAGCCACAACGACATCAACCAGTGGTGTGAGCGGCATGGCCAGACATACGGAGAAGCCGTAACTCTGGAGAGGACGGCGGCTCTCGCAAGGCGTTGGTATGGACCCTACGCGCGAGCATCCTGGCGCAAATGGACCGTGGAACAGGCGCGGGAGATCTTCAATGAGTCCGGTCTGACGTCCCCGTTCTGGGAAATCCCGGGGAGAGGGACCTACTGA
- the araA gene encoding L-arabinose isomerase has product MTSAAQKELWFCTGSQHLYGPGPLGQVAEHSQAIAASLDARSEIPARVVFKPVLTTADQILQLCREANNAETCIGLVLWMHTFSPAKMWIAGLTALRKPFLHLHTQFNRELPYATIDMDFMNLNQAAHGDREFGFLTARLRLPRKVVVGYWEDGDTIDEIGTWTRAALGWGESQTLKVARFGDNMRNVAVTEGDKVEAQKVFGYTVSGYGIGDLTDRMAQVADREVETLVQEYRDSYSIAKEHDKPDALAVAARIELGLRAFLTEGGFGAFTDTFEDLHGMGQLPGIATQRLMADGFGFGGEGDWKTAALVRVMKVMAQGLPGGTSFMEDYTYDLAGRAKVLGSHMLEICPTIAADRPSLEVHPLGIGGKSDPVRLVFTSPAGAAIVASVVDMGNRFRMIVNEVDVVTPEQAFPKLPVARTLWHAKPNLKVAAAAWIYAGGAHHTGFSQALTMQHMEDFAEIAGIELVRIDDETRLHELRRELLWSDAAYRIGK; this is encoded by the coding sequence ATGACCTCAGCAGCGCAGAAGGAACTTTGGTTTTGTACGGGCAGTCAGCACTTGTACGGCCCTGGCCCGTTGGGTCAGGTTGCTGAACATTCGCAGGCTATTGCGGCTTCGCTCGATGCGCGATCAGAGATTCCCGCCCGCGTCGTGTTCAAGCCGGTGCTGACCACAGCCGATCAGATTTTGCAGTTGTGTCGCGAGGCGAATAACGCGGAGACCTGCATTGGTCTTGTGCTGTGGATGCACACGTTCTCGCCGGCAAAGATGTGGATTGCCGGTCTGACCGCGTTGCGCAAGCCATTCCTTCACCTCCACACCCAGTTCAACCGCGAACTGCCGTACGCCACCATCGACATGGACTTCATGAACCTGAACCAGGCGGCGCACGGCGACCGCGAGTTTGGCTTCCTGACGGCGCGGCTGCGTCTGCCGCGAAAGGTGGTGGTGGGGTATTGGGAAGACGGCGACACCATTGACGAGATAGGCACATGGACCCGAGCGGCTCTGGGCTGGGGCGAGTCGCAGACGCTGAAGGTTGCGCGCTTTGGCGACAATATGCGGAATGTCGCGGTGACGGAAGGGGACAAGGTTGAAGCACAGAAGGTGTTCGGCTACACCGTTTCCGGTTACGGCATTGGTGATCTGACGGACCGCATGGCGCAGGTCGCGGACCGCGAAGTAGAGACGCTCGTGCAGGAGTATCGGGACAGCTACTCCATCGCGAAGGAACACGACAAGCCAGACGCCCTTGCCGTCGCGGCGCGAATCGAATTGGGCCTGCGCGCCTTCCTCACCGAGGGAGGCTTTGGCGCCTTCACCGACACCTTTGAAGACCTGCACGGTATGGGGCAGCTACCAGGCATCGCAACCCAAAGGCTGATGGCAGATGGGTTTGGTTTCGGCGGCGAAGGCGACTGGAAGACTGCCGCGCTCGTTCGCGTGATGAAGGTAATGGCACAGGGGCTGCCGGGCGGCACCAGCTTCATGGAGGATTACACGTACGATCTTGCGGGACGGGCGAAGGTGCTGGGATCGCACATGCTGGAGATCTGTCCCACAATTGCGGCAGACCGGCCGTCGTTGGAGGTTCATCCATTGGGCATCGGCGGAAAGTCGGATCCGGTGCGGCTTGTATTCACATCGCCTGCAGGTGCGGCCATCGTTGCCAGCGTGGTGGACATGGGCAATCGCTTCCGCATGATCGTCAATGAAGTCGACGTGGTTACACCCGAACAAGCGTTCCCCAAGCTTCCGGTCGCACGGACGCTGTGGCATGCGAAACCGAACCTGAAGGTCGCTGCCGCCGCATGGATCTACGCCGGTGGTGCGCACCACACCGGGTTTTCTCAAGCGCTGACCATGCAGCATATGGAGGACTTCGCGGAGATCGCTGGGATCGAGCTCGTCCGCATCGATGACGAGACCAGATTGCACGAGTTGAGGCGTGAACTTCTCTGGAGTGATGCGGCGTACCGCATCGGAAAGTAG
- a CDS encoding ATP-binding protein, with protein MAISLRRLRRAEDSLRSQHTVFDRFYRGSEQPRENASGAGLGLAVSRLVVERSGGRIYFDKNTSSGARCVVQLPLARV; from the coding sequence GTGGCGATTAGCTTGCGCCGCCTGCGCCGCGCGGAGGACAGCCTCCGCTCCCAGCACACCGTCTTTGATCGCTTCTACAGGGGAAGCGAGCAGCCACGAGAAAACGCCAGCGGAGCTGGCCTAGGCCTGGCCGTGTCGCGACTCGTTGTCGAGCGCTCGGGGGGCCGAATCTATTTCGACAAAAATACCTCTTCCGGCGCACGATGCGTGGTGCAGCTTCCTCTTGCCCGCGTTTAG
- a CDS encoding CGNR zinc finger domain-containing protein has translation MESTEKLNKSIERVLAFLNSRAVGFEKGIDQLRNAEEASRFLAPAFGQQAVISSRALGELRRLRQALLDLVATGWREGAAADALNEIASRSLYTIAFRGDQEIALQPVHEGAALSVLIRDVAGLIEAGQWNRVKHCSDGACSATFFDRSRNRTQRWHSFEICGNKNNVAAHRARHA, from the coding sequence ATGGAATCGACGGAGAAGTTGAACAAGTCGATTGAGCGCGTCCTGGCCTTCCTTAATTCGCGTGCTGTGGGCTTTGAGAAGGGCATAGACCAACTGCGCAACGCGGAGGAAGCCTCCCGGTTCTTGGCACCCGCTTTCGGTCAGCAGGCTGTGATCTCCTCCCGTGCCCTGGGAGAGCTCAGACGCTTGAGGCAAGCCCTGCTGGATCTGGTAGCCACAGGATGGCGGGAAGGAGCGGCCGCGGACGCGCTGAATGAAATCGCGTCCCGTTCGCTGTACACCATCGCCTTTCGAGGCGACCAGGAGATTGCCCTTCAGCCTGTTCACGAAGGCGCAGCCTTGAGTGTTCTTATCCGGGACGTTGCCGGTTTGATCGAGGCGGGCCAGTGGAATCGCGTAAAGCATTGCTCGGATGGAGCATGCTCCGCGACCTTCTTCGACCGCAGCAGGAACAGGACGCAGCGCTGGCATTCTTTTGAGATCTGCGGAAACAAGAACAACGTGGCGGCTCACCGGGCCCGCCACGCCTGA